A window of Pseudodesulfovibrio hydrargyri contains these coding sequences:
- a CDS encoding Nif11-like leader peptide family natural product precursor, translating to MSKKEVERLLIAGGEDKTVKTKYNAIATKEAFVETAKEDGYDFTAEELDEVLQENGDDFTRTGNPPARMIWWT from the coding sequence ATGTCCAAGAAAGAAGTGGAACGCCTGCTGATCGCAGGCGGTGAGGATAAGACCGTAAAGACCAAATACAACGCCATCGCCACCAAGGAAGCCTTCGTGGAAACCGCCAAAGAGGACGGTTACGATTTCACGGCCGAGGAACTGGACGAGGTGCTCCAGGAGAACGGCGACGACTTCACGCGCACCGGCAACCCGCCCGCGCGCATGATCTGGTGGACCTAA